From the genome of Bosea sp. Tri-49, one region includes:
- a CDS encoding FtsX-like permease family protein: MNPLPMVIADLRALRWTAAAIVALVALAVAIGVSIGAQERALRQSSARAADDFDLLVGAPGSQMQLLMSAIYLQPEALPLIDGRLINELARDPRVAAVAPLAFGDIARGHPVIGTTLAFAGRWGRLQPSEGRLFGREGEAVLGADVTYKLGDKIEPSHAIAGHWPKRGVADAEEASHRHEGHAYIAVGRLPRLGSPFDRAILVPIESVWEVHGLGNGHAGDGAALGPPFDGQRIPGVPALVVKPRAVADAYTLRARYRQGGTMAFFPAEVLVGLYRTLGDVGQVLSVASVLNAVLILAAIFLLLVAVTGLRRRRYAVLRALGAPRAYVLLVVWLGMAGLVAAGCALGLGLGAVATLAVSGLFEAQTGLRLSLALGRPELAQVGLILLLGSLAALIPAALSYRRSITAGLRG, translated from the coding sequence ATGAACCCGCTGCCGATGGTCATCGCCGATCTCCGGGCGCTGCGCTGGACCGCTGCGGCGATCGTGGCGCTGGTCGCGCTGGCAGTGGCGATCGGCGTTTCCATCGGCGCGCAGGAGCGGGCGCTGCGCCAGTCCTCGGCCCGGGCGGCCGATGATTTCGACCTGCTGGTCGGCGCGCCCGGCAGCCAGATGCAATTGCTGATGTCGGCGATCTACCTGCAGCCCGAGGCGCTGCCATTGATCGACGGGCGCCTGATCAACGAGCTCGCCCGCGATCCGCGCGTCGCGGCCGTCGCGCCGCTCGCCTTCGGCGACATCGCCCGCGGCCATCCGGTGATCGGCACCACGCTCGCCTTCGCCGGCCGCTGGGGCCGCCTGCAGCCGAGCGAGGGCCGCCTGTTCGGGCGCGAGGGCGAGGCCGTGCTTGGCGCCGACGTCACCTACAAATTAGGCGACAAGATCGAACCGTCGCATGCAATCGCCGGGCATTGGCCGAAGCGCGGCGTCGCCGATGCCGAAGAGGCGAGCCATCGCCATGAGGGCCATGCCTATATCGCGGTCGGCCGCCTGCCGCGGCTCGGCTCGCCCTTCGACCGCGCCATTCTGGTGCCGATCGAGAGCGTCTGGGAGGTGCATGGGCTCGGCAATGGCCATGCCGGCGATGGCGCCGCGCTCGGCCCGCCCTTCGACGGCCAGCGCATTCCCGGCGTGCCGGCGCTGGTGGTGAAGCCGAGAGCCGTCGCCGACGCCTATACGCTCAGGGCGCGCTACCGGCAGGGCGGCACCATGGCCTTCTTCCCGGCGGAGGTGCTGGTCGGGCTCTATCGCACGCTCGGCGATGTCGGTCAGGTGCTGAGCGTCGCCTCGGTGCTGAATGCAGTGTTGATCCTGGCGGCGATCTTCCTGCTGCTCGTTGCGGTCACTGGTTTGAGGCGGCGGCGTTATGCCGTGCTGCGCGCCCTCGGCGCGCCGCGGGCCTATGTGCTGCTGGTGGTTTGGCTCGGCATGGCCGGGCTGGTTGCGGCGGGGTGTGCCCTCGGCCTCGGGCTCGGCGCCGTCGCGACGCTCGCGGTCTCCGGCCTGTTCGAGGCGCAGACTGGCCTACGGCTCTCGCTCGCGCTTGGTCGGCCGGAGCTGGCCCAGGTCGGGCTGATCCTGCTGCTCGGCTCGCTGGCAGCGCTGATTCCGGCAGCGCTGTCCTATCGCCGTTCGATCACCGCCGGCTTGCGCGGCTGA
- a CDS encoding DUF3422 family protein, with the protein MDQTTESVVAPLVAHPSRGTILGEIHARPFAPLATPQRLLHFAFMTDQAQATADREALARFCAERGVPGPAEGAKHHRARLGDVSLRWEQHSEFTTYTWELPSPGADPFLPASTVLPHGMHALPQPGAHLVAVDLHLLPEKAAPDLGALFDAASLAASLVDGEAGVAATDFRAGADGFVRILVLDRELTPARAGALAQRLLEVETYRILALLGLPEAHRLAPSVRRTEEVLVRIAGTMTQTDGLAADNALLDEMTAIAATMESEAASSNYRFGASRAYDSIVGQRLEAIGEAPFGGWPTIAAFLSRRMAPAMRTCQMLQQRQLDLSRRLARAANLLRTRVDIALEQQNGDLLAAMNDRTRLQLRLQQTVEGLSVAAIGYYVVSLFGYLAKGAKDAGFLPIDIGIATALFVPVAILGVWLMVRRIRRGHSDS; encoded by the coding sequence ATGGACCAGACGACCGAGAGCGTTGTTGCGCCGCTCGTCGCGCACCCGTCGCGCGGCACGATCCTCGGCGAGATCCATGCCCGCCCCTTCGCGCCGCTGGCAACGCCGCAGCGGCTGCTGCACTTCGCCTTCATGACCGACCAGGCGCAGGCCACCGCCGATCGCGAGGCACTCGCCCGCTTCTGCGCCGAGCGCGGCGTGCCCGGCCCGGCCGAGGGCGCCAAGCATCATCGTGCCCGGCTCGGCGATGTCAGCCTGCGCTGGGAGCAGCACAGCGAGTTCACCACCTATACTTGGGAACTGCCCTCACCCGGCGCAGACCCGTTCCTGCCGGCAAGCACCGTCCTGCCGCACGGCATGCACGCTCTGCCGCAGCCGGGAGCGCATCTGGTGGCGGTCGACCTGCATCTGCTGCCCGAAAAGGCCGCCCCCGATCTGGGGGCGCTCTTCGATGCGGCGAGCCTTGCCGCATCGCTGGTCGACGGCGAGGCCGGCGTAGCGGCGACCGATTTTCGGGCCGGCGCCGATGGTTTCGTGCGCATCCTCGTCCTCGACCGCGAACTCACCCCGGCGCGAGCCGGCGCACTGGCCCAGCGACTGCTCGAGGTCGAGACCTATCGCATCCTGGCTCTGCTCGGCCTGCCGGAGGCGCACCGCCTCGCGCCCTCCGTGCGCCGCACCGAGGAGGTGCTGGTGCGCATCGCCGGGACGATGACCCAAACCGACGGGCTCGCCGCCGACAATGCGCTCCTCGACGAGATGACCGCCATCGCTGCGACGATGGAATCGGAAGCCGCCTCGTCGAACTATCGCTTCGGCGCCAGCCGCGCCTATGACAGCATCGTCGGCCAGCGCCTGGAGGCGATCGGCGAAGCGCCGTTCGGTGGCTGGCCGACCATCGCCGCCTTCCTGTCACGACGCATGGCGCCGGCGATGCGCACCTGCCAGATGCTGCAGCAACGCCAGCTCGACCTGTCGCGCCGGCTCGCCCGTGCCGCCAATCTTCTGCGCACCCGCGTCGACATCGCGCTCGAACAGCAGAACGGGGACCTGCTCGCGGCGATGAACGACCGCACCCGCCTGCAATTGCGCCTGCAGCAGACGGTCGAGGGGCTCTCGGTCGCGGCGATCGGCTACTATGTCGTCAGCCTGTTCGGCTATCTCGCCAAGGGCGCCAAGGATGCCGGCTTCCTGCCGATCGATATCGGCATCGCGACCGCCCTGTTCGTACCGGTCGCGATCCTCGGTGTCTGGCTGATGGTCCGGCGCATCAGGCGCGGCCACAGCGACAGCTAG
- a CDS encoding alkaline phosphatase, whose protein sequence is MQKRTWLMAAAMLASAAPATAQTIYPLTRAEILEGSRFDFKVEFPNAPTSADVKVTINGKPVAEAFGREVQFVQNEEGQKHSALWLRGAQLPAGQYVVEATQGSDKATVNWTVYPTAERKAKNVILFVGDGMSIAHRTAARILSKGWEQGLYGGELAIDDMPNMALISTSGTDSVVTDSANSASAYTTGHKSCVNALGIYCAKNALTLDHPKVETISEVIKRKRAGMAIGVVTNAEIEDATPAAMVAHTRRRSDYNDIVKMFFDVQPDVIMGGGSPNFLPKSTPGTKRTDDLDFIAKFKEAGYTLATTKTEMNAAVAGGSKKLLGLYNTSNIDGAFDLRLAKKGSISKFPDQPDVVEQTKAAIEMLKGAQDGFFLMVESARIDKYSHSLDWERAVFDTIMLDNAVKAAKEFAGDRNDTLIIVVPDHAHPISIIGTYDDDRPGQLLRDKLGTYHESLPPNYGPRDADGYPTKVDTSRRLAVAFGSYPDTCDTGRPYLDGERVPAVKGPDGKTNIANEKDCTGPLATRKQGNLPFDANSGVHAADDVLLTAMGPGSERFRGHKPNVFVFRVMAEALALGGK, encoded by the coding sequence ATGCAGAAGCGAACCTGGCTGATGGCGGCGGCGATGCTCGCCAGCGCGGCGCCGGCGACGGCGCAGACCATCTACCCGCTGACCCGCGCCGAGATACTCGAAGGCTCGCGCTTCGACTTCAAGGTCGAGTTCCCCAACGCGCCGACCTCGGCCGACGTCAAGGTCACGATCAACGGCAAGCCCGTCGCCGAAGCCTTCGGCCGCGAAGTCCAGTTCGTCCAGAACGAGGAAGGCCAGAAGCATTCGGCCCTCTGGCTGCGTGGCGCGCAGCTGCCGGCCGGCCAGTACGTCGTCGAGGCGACGCAGGGCAGCGACAAGGCCACCGTCAACTGGACCGTCTACCCGACGGCTGAGCGCAAGGCCAAGAACGTCATCCTCTTCGTCGGCGACGGCATGTCGATCGCGCATCGCACCGCGGCGCGGATCCTGTCGAAGGGCTGGGAGCAGGGTCTCTACGGCGGCGAGCTCGCCATCGACGACATGCCGAACATGGCGTTGATCTCGACCTCGGGCACCGACTCGGTCGTGACCGACAGCGCCAACTCCGCCAGCGCCTACACCACCGGCCACAAGTCCTGCGTCAACGCGCTCGGCATCTACTGCGCCAAGAACGCCCTGACGCTCGACCACCCCAAGGTCGAGACCATTTCCGAGGTGATCAAGCGCAAGCGCGCCGGCATGGCGATCGGTGTCGTTACCAACGCCGAGATCGAGGATGCGACCCCGGCCGCGATGGTCGCCCACACCCGCCGCCGCTCCGACTACAACGACATCGTCAAGATGTTCTTCGACGTGCAGCCCGACGTGATCATGGGCGGCGGCTCGCCGAACTTCCTGCCGAAGTCGACCCCGGGCACCAAGCGCACCGACGATCTCGACTTCATCGCCAAGTTCAAGGAGGCCGGCTACACGCTCGCCACCACCAAGACCGAGATGAACGCTGCGGTCGCCGGCGGCTCCAAGAAGCTGCTCGGCCTCTACAACACCTCGAACATCGACGGCGCCTTCGACCTGCGCCTCGCCAAGAAGGGCTCGATCTCGAAGTTCCCCGATCAGCCCGACGTGGTCGAGCAGACCAAGGCTGCGATCGAGATGCTCAAGGGCGCGCAGGACGGCTTCTTCCTGATGGTGGAATCGGCCCGCATCGACAAGTACAGCCACTCGCTCGACTGGGAGCGCGCGGTGTTCGACACGATCATGCTCGACAACGCCGTCAAGGCCGCCAAGGAGTTCGCTGGCGATCGCAACGACACGCTGATCATCGTCGTGCCCGACCACGCCCATCCGATCTCGATCATCGGCACCTATGACGACGATCGCCCGGGCCAGCTGCTGCGCGACAAGCTCGGCACCTACCACGAGTCGCTGCCGCCGAATTACGGCCCGCGCGATGCCGACGGCTACCCGACCAAGGTCGACACCTCGCGCCGTCTCGCCGTCGCTTTCGGCAGCTATCCCGACACCTGCGACACCGGCCGGCCTTATCTCGACGGCGAGCGCGTCCCGGCCGTGAAGGGCCCGGACGGCAAGACCAACATCGCCAACGAGAAGGACTGCACTGGTCCGCTCGCCACCCGCAAGCAGGGCAACCTGCCCTTCGACGCCAACTCCGGCGTCCACGCGGCCGACGACGTGCTGCTCACCGCCATGGGCCCGGGCTCGGAGCGCTTCCGTGGCCACAAGCCGAACGTCTTCGTCTTCCGCGTCATGGCGGAGGCGCTGGCCCTCGGCGGCAAGTGA
- a CDS encoding ABC transporter permease yields MNLHAIKAIYRFEMARTWRTPLQSILSPVISTSLYFVVFGAAIGSHMGAIDGVPYGAFIVPGLIMLSLLTQSIANASFAIYFPKFVGTIFELLSAPVAWWEAVFAYVAAAATKSVILGLIILATAFLFVPLKIEHPIWMLLFLILTAATFSLFGFIIGVWADGFEKLQAIPLLIITPLTFLGGSFYSIDMLPPFWRAVTLVNPVVYLISGFRWSFNGVADVGIAVSLAMTLVFLAACIAVIAWIFKTGYRLKN; encoded by the coding sequence ATGAACCTGCACGCAATCAAGGCGATCTACCGCTTCGAGATGGCCCGCACCTGGCGTACGCCGCTGCAGAGCATCCTCTCGCCGGTGATCTCGACCTCGCTCTATTTCGTCGTCTTCGGCGCGGCGATCGGCTCGCATATGGGCGCGATCGACGGCGTCCCTTATGGCGCCTTCATCGTCCCCGGCCTGATCATGCTCTCGCTCTTGACCCAGAGCATCGCCAACGCCTCCTTTGCGATCTATTTCCCGAAATTCGTCGGCACGATCTTCGAACTGCTCTCGGCGCCGGTCGCCTGGTGGGAGGCCGTGTTCGCCTATGTCGCGGCGGCAGCGACGAAATCGGTGATCCTGGGATTGATCATCCTCGCCACCGCCTTCCTGTTCGTGCCGCTGAAAATCGAGCATCCGATCTGGATGCTGCTCTTCCTGATCCTGACGGCCGCGACCTTCAGTCTGTTCGGCTTCATCATCGGCGTCTGGGCCGATGGTTTCGAGAAGCTGCAGGCGATTCCGCTCCTGATCATCACGCCGCTGACGTTCCTTGGTGGCTCGTTCTACTCGATAGACATGCTGCCGCCGTTCTGGCGGGCGGTGACGCTGGTCAACCCGGTCGTCTACCTGATCAGCGGCTTCCGCTGGAGCTTCAACGGCGTCGCTGATGTCGGCATCGCCGTCAGCCTGGCGATGACGCTGGTCTTCCTCGCCGCCTGCATCGCGGTGATCGCCTGGATCTTCAAGACCGGCTACCGGCTGAAGAACTGA
- a CDS encoding glutathione S-transferase family protein: MLTFYHSPQSRSFSILWLLEELGQPYEMKLVDIRAEDGPPESYRAIQPHKKVPAIVHDGTTVTERAAICLYLTEQFPEAGLAPAVGDADRPTFLTSLVYTDAVLDPIIATSMHKFQYEARGFSFGSHADTVANLAKKLGEHPYAAGERFTAADTQLGAGIHFGMNIVGVLPRLPVFEAYMGRMMERPGLQQTLQKDGTLEPGQVP; the protein is encoded by the coding sequence ATGCTGACCTTCTATCATTCGCCGCAGTCGCGCTCCTTCTCGATCCTCTGGTTGCTCGAGGAGCTCGGCCAGCCCTATGAGATGAAGCTCGTCGACATTCGTGCCGAGGACGGCCCACCGGAGAGCTATCGCGCCATCCAGCCGCACAAGAAGGTTCCAGCGATCGTCCATGACGGCACCACCGTCACCGAGCGCGCCGCGATCTGCCTCTATCTCACCGAGCAGTTTCCGGAAGCCGGGCTGGCGCCGGCCGTCGGCGATGCCGATCGCCCGACCTTCCTGACCTCGCTGGTCTATACCGACGCCGTGCTCGACCCGATCATCGCCACCTCCATGCACAAGTTCCAGTACGAGGCGCGCGGCTTCTCCTTCGGCTCTCATGCCGACACGGTCGCCAATCTCGCGAAGAAACTCGGCGAGCACCCCTATGCCGCCGGCGAGCGTTTCACCGCCGCCGACACCCAGCTCGGCGCCGGCATCCATTTCGGCATGAACATCGTCGGTGTGCTGCCGCGCCTGCCGGTGTTCGAGGCCTATATGGGGCGGATGATGGAGCGGCCGGGGCTGCAGCAGACCCTGCAGAAGGATGGCACGCTCGAGCCCGGCCAAGTGCCCTGA
- a CDS encoding transporter — MNAYLPLILFTVLTNAAAQLMLKRGMGGVGALDVGNDGLIPTVFRVVFNPFVFAGLCTFVVSMASHLIVLSKVQISYAYPFLSLAYVVVAVYAYFVFQEDLSPARIAGIGFIVLGTIFIAQS, encoded by the coding sequence ATGAACGCCTACCTGCCGTTGATCCTGTTCACGGTGCTGACCAACGCAGCGGCGCAGTTGATGCTGAAGCGCGGCATGGGCGGAGTCGGGGCGCTCGACGTCGGCAATGACGGACTGATTCCCACCGTCTTCCGCGTCGTCTTCAACCCCTTCGTCTTCGCTGGATTGTGCACCTTCGTGGTCAGCATGGCCTCGCATCTGATCGTGCTATCGAAGGTTCAGATCAGCTACGCCTACCCGTTCTTGAGCCTCGCCTACGTCGTGGTCGCGGTCTACGCCTACTTCGTCTTCCAGGAGGATCTGAGCCCGGCGCGCATCGCCGGCATCGGCTTCATCGTCCTGGGCACCATTTTCATCGCACAAAGCTGA
- a CDS encoding class I SAM-dependent methyltransferase: MSTASDARFWDRSSKSYARSRISDQAGYERTLERTSALLKPDDGVLEVGCGTGTTALRLASGVKSYLAADLSAGMIAIAQEKHTANPIAGLTFRTATAEALASEAARFDAVLGFSYLHLVRDLTSTLRSIHSVLAPSGLLITKTPCLGDMNPLIRLALPLMQMIGKAPYAGVFSAQELSDLIAAAGFEILGTERHASKGKDSRPFIVARKI; this comes from the coding sequence ATGAGCACGGCAAGCGATGCCCGCTTCTGGGACCGGTCCTCGAAGAGCTACGCCAGATCGCGGATCTCGGACCAGGCCGGATATGAGCGCACCCTGGAACGGACGAGCGCCCTGCTGAAGCCGGACGACGGCGTGCTCGAAGTCGGCTGCGGCACCGGGACAACGGCGCTCCGGCTCGCGAGCGGGGTCAAGAGCTATCTCGCAGCGGATCTCTCCGCCGGCATGATCGCCATCGCGCAGGAGAAGCACACTGCAAACCCGATTGCGGGTCTTACCTTCCGCACCGCGACCGCCGAGGCGCTCGCTTCCGAAGCTGCTCGGTTCGATGCGGTTCTCGGCTTCAGCTATCTGCATCTGGTCCGCGACCTCACCAGCACGTTGCGCAGCATTCACTCTGTGCTCGCGCCCAGCGGCCTGCTCATCACCAAGACACCCTGCCTCGGCGACATGAACCCGCTGATCAGGCTTGCCCTGCCGCTCATGCAGATGATCGGAAAGGCACCCTATGCCGGCGTCTTCAGTGCGCAGGAACTGAGCGATCTCATCGCCGCCGCGGGCTTCGAGATCCTGGGCACGGAACGCCATGCGAGCAAAGGCAAGGACAGCCGGCCTTTCATCGTGGCGCGCAAGATATAG
- a CDS encoding ABC transporter ATP-binding protein, which yields MQPIIQISGLSKTYASGFQALKSVTLDIRRGEIFALLGPNGAGKTTLISIVCGIVNPSTGTVLADGHDIIRDYRAARSQIGLVPQELTTDAFETVWATVSFSRGLFGKPKNPAIVEQVLRDLSLWDKRDSKIMTLSGGMKRRVLIAKALAHEPQILFLDEPTAGVDVELRQDMWKLVRRLRDSGVTIILTTHYIEEAEEMADRVGVISKGEIILVEEKAELMRKLGQKQLTLHLQAPLAAVPEALSGYGLTLQAEGEELVYTYDTKAERTGITALMKGLADAGIRFSDLRTSQSSLEDIFVGLLRANA from the coding sequence ATGCAACCCATCATCCAGATATCCGGCCTGTCGAAGACTTATGCTTCGGGCTTCCAGGCCTTGAAGAGCGTCACGCTCGACATCAGGCGCGGCGAGATTTTCGCCCTGCTCGGGCCGAACGGCGCTGGCAAGACGACGCTGATCAGCATCGTCTGCGGCATCGTCAACCCGAGCACCGGCACGGTCCTCGCCGATGGCCACGACATCATCCGCGACTACCGCGCCGCGCGCAGCCAGATCGGCCTCGTGCCGCAGGAGCTGACCACCGACGCCTTCGAGACGGTCTGGGCGACGGTGTCGTTCAGCCGCGGCCTGTTCGGCAAGCCGAAGAACCCGGCAATCGTCGAGCAGGTGCTGCGTGACCTCTCGCTCTGGGACAAGCGCGACAGCAAGATCATGACGCTGTCCGGCGGCATGAAGCGGCGCGTGCTGATTGCCAAGGCGCTGGCGCACGAGCCGCAGATCCTCTTTCTCGACGAGCCGACCGCCGGCGTCGACGTCGAGCTCAGGCAGGACATGTGGAAGCTGGTGCGCCGCCTGCGCGACAGCGGCGTCACCATCATCCTGACCACGCACTATATCGAGGAGGCCGAGGAGATGGCCGACCGGGTCGGCGTGATCAGCAAGGGCGAGATCATCCTGGTCGAGGAGAAGGCCGAGCTGATGCGTAAGCTCGGCCAGAAGCAGCTTACCTTGCACCTGCAGGCGCCGCTCGCGGCGGTCCCGGAGGCCCTTTCCGGCTACGGCCTGACCCTCCAGGCTGAGGGCGAGGAGCTCGTCTACACCTACGACACCAAGGCCGAGCGCACCGGCATCACTGCCCTGATGAAGGGCCTCGCCGACGCAGGGATCCGCTTCAGCGACCTGCGCACCAGCCAATCCTCGCTCGAGGACATCTTCGTCGGCCTTCTGAGGGCGAACGCATGA
- a CDS encoding L,D-transpeptidase: MLRAIILTATVLAFATPASAYSNPISRGLADFLNIFSEQPVPRQTVAWSGKQAPGTVVVSTSQRRLYYVLGRGQAIRYGVGVGRQGFSWSGTKTVTRKREWPDWRPPAAMLKRRPDLPRHMEGGMENPLGARAIYLGSSLYRIHGSNEPDTIGAAVSSGCIRMTNRDVTDLYDRVRPGTKVIVQR, translated from the coding sequence ATGCTGCGCGCCATTATACTGACTGCCACGGTTCTCGCCTTCGCTACGCCTGCATCGGCCTATTCCAACCCGATCAGCCGCGGGCTCGCGGACTTCCTCAACATCTTCAGCGAACAGCCGGTGCCGCGCCAGACCGTGGCCTGGAGCGGCAAGCAGGCGCCCGGCACGGTCGTGGTCTCGACCAGCCAAAGGCGGCTCTACTACGTGCTCGGACGAGGGCAGGCGATCCGCTACGGCGTCGGCGTCGGCCGGCAGGGCTTCAGCTGGTCCGGCACCAAGACCGTCACGCGCAAGCGCGAATGGCCGGACTGGCGCCCGCCCGCGGCAATGCTGAAGCGTCGGCCCGATCTGCCGCGCCATATGGAGGGTGGCATGGAGAACCCGCTCGGTGCGCGGGCGATCTATCTGGGATCGAGCCTCTACCGCATCCACGGCTCGAACGAGCCCGACACGATCGGAGCGGCAGTCTCGTCGGGCTGCATCCGGATGACCAATCGCGACGTGACGGATCTCTATGACCGCGTCAGGCCAGGCACCAAGGTCATCGTGCAGCGCTAG
- the cynS gene encoding cyanase — MKREELTEKILDIKREKGWSWKHITDEIGGMSEVLVIGALLGQMKLVKPLAEKAATLFGLSETEKRMLNEVPYRGTGTPMPPTDPLIYRFYEMVMVNGPAWKALIEEEFGDGIMSAIDFNIAFEREPNPKGDRVRIAMSGKFLPYKYYGNEQGIPDYGFKEE; from the coding sequence ATGAAGCGCGAAGAGCTCACCGAGAAGATTCTCGACATCAAGCGCGAGAAAGGTTGGAGCTGGAAACACATCACCGACGAGATCGGCGGCATGTCGGAGGTGCTGGTGATCGGCGCCCTGCTCGGCCAGATGAAGCTGGTGAAGCCGCTCGCCGAGAAGGCGGCGACGCTGTTCGGCCTGTCGGAGACCGAGAAGCGCATGCTCAACGAGGTGCCCTATCGCGGCACCGGTACGCCGATGCCGCCGACCGATCCGCTGATCTACCGCTTCTACGAGATGGTGATGGTCAACGGACCGGCCTGGAAGGCCTTGATCGAGGAGGAGTTCGGCGACGGCATCATGTCGGCGATCGACTTCAACATCGCCTTCGAACGCGAGCCGAACCCCAAGGGCGATCGGGTCAGGATCGCCATGTCCGGCAAGTTCCTGCCGTACAAATATTACGGCAACGAGCAGGGCATTCCCGACTACGGCTTCAAGGAGGAGTGA
- a CDS encoding ABC transporter ATP-binding protein yields the protein MSERAAGAVRSLHFSGVQVDHRDGDGRPFRVLDIPEFVAPPGTLIGLRGPSGSGKTSLLHLAAGLFSPDAGSVGWGDVAVSTLPGAKRDRWRRETVGFVFQDFHLVPELDVLANITLPASFSRWRRTESQVSRATALAGRMGLTDLRRRAAVLSRGEQQRVAIARALFNAPALILADEPTASLDPAHAAEVGSLLVEVAKESGATLLCASHDSALLARMQHVVAIGDGPLHLKAAA from the coding sequence GTGTCTGAGCGAGCGGCCGGCGCGGTTCGGTCCCTACATTTCTCCGGCGTCCAGGTCGACCATCGCGATGGCGACGGGCGGCCCTTTCGCGTGCTCGACATCCCCGAATTCGTCGCGCCGCCCGGCACTTTGATCGGCCTGCGCGGTCCGTCCGGCTCGGGCAAGACCTCGCTGCTGCACCTTGCTGCCGGGCTATTCTCGCCCGATGCTGGGAGCGTCGGTTGGGGCGATGTCGCGGTCTCCACGCTGCCGGGTGCGAAGCGCGACCGCTGGCGGCGCGAGACGGTCGGCTTCGTCTTCCAGGATTTCCATCTCGTGCCCGAGCTCGACGTGCTCGCCAACATCACGCTGCCGGCGAGTTTTTCGCGCTGGCGGCGGACGGAAAGCCAGGTTTCGCGAGCGACTGCGCTCGCGGGGCGCATGGGGCTGACCGATCTGCGCCGGCGTGCCGCCGTGCTCTCGCGCGGCGAACAGCAGCGCGTCGCGATCGCCCGGGCTCTGTTCAACGCGCCGGCGCTGATCCTCGCCGACGAGCCGACAGCGAGCCTCGATCCAGCCCATGCGGCCGAGGTCGGATCGTTGCTGGTCGAAGTGGCCAAAGAGAGCGGCGCGACGCTGCTCTGCGCCTCGCATGACTCGGCACTGCTGGCGCGGATGCAGCATGTCGTAGCGATCGGCGATGGGCCGCTTCATCTGAAAGCTGCCGCATGA
- a CDS encoding pentapeptide repeat-containing protein, whose amino-acid sequence MASLFRLVPDMRAELLQVNSWARPHQAGFAAAQRAARYGAAGPEASAFMAARRETTLARLGEGAASWNGWAGEMARLRGRIGADGPLLSLWRLLADVELVDEIFEGEFNVAGIIFPAAARFAGSAFCGDAWFSEAHFHGPASFRDASFRSDAFFDRAHFAGDADFGAATLHGTAEFRDMRCEGTACFVEAEFTGDAWFRGSRFDGVTQFRGVRHAGEAGFGECRFAGAADFGEVEFAGNAGFEEARFGQLVTFAGARFDRGAWFSNAAFDGRSNFERARFRGRRHFEGISLATQVSPVAQQIAALERLQFGRR is encoded by the coding sequence ATGGCCAGTCTGTTCCGGCTCGTGCCTGATATGCGCGCCGAACTGCTGCAGGTGAATTCCTGGGCGCGGCCGCATCAGGCTGGCTTTGCCGCTGCGCAGCGTGCGGCGCGCTATGGCGCGGCCGGGCCGGAGGCCTCCGCCTTCATGGCGGCACGGCGCGAGACGACGCTGGCGCGGCTCGGAGAGGGGGCTGCAAGCTGGAATGGCTGGGCCGGCGAGATGGCGCGGCTGCGCGGCCGGATCGGTGCTGACGGGCCGCTCCTTTCGCTCTGGCGCCTGCTTGCCGACGTCGAGCTGGTCGACGAGATCTTCGAGGGCGAGTTCAACGTCGCCGGCATCATCTTCCCGGCCGCAGCCCGTTTCGCCGGCAGCGCCTTCTGCGGTGATGCCTGGTTTTCCGAGGCGCATTTTCACGGCCCCGCCAGCTTCCGCGATGCGAGCTTCCGCAGCGACGCCTTCTTCGATCGGGCGCACTTTGCCGGAGATGCCGATTTCGGTGCGGCGACCCTTCACGGCACCGCCGAGTTCCGCGACATGCGCTGCGAGGGCACGGCCTGTTTCGTCGAGGCTGAGTTCACCGGCGACGCCTGGTTCCGTGGCTCGCGCTTTGACGGCGTGACGCAGTTCCGCGGCGTGCGCCATGCCGGTGAGGCCGGCTTCGGAGAGTGTCGGTTCGCCGGAGCCGCCGATTTCGGCGAGGTCGAGTTCGCCGGCAATGCCGGCTTCGAGGAGGCCCGTTTCGGGCAGCTGGTAACGTTCGCCGGCGCCCGCTTCGACCGCGGCGCCTGGTTCAGCAACGCCGCCTTCGACGGCCGCTCGAATTTCGAGCGTGCCCGCTTCCGCGGCCGCCGGCACTTCGAGGGGATTTCGCTGGCGACCCAGGTCTCCCCGGTCGCGCAGCAGATCGCGGCGCTGGAGCGCCTGCAATTCGGCCGACGCTGA